A stretch of Paenibacillus peoriae DNA encodes these proteins:
- the pheT gene encoding phenylalanine--tRNA ligase subunit beta → MKVSFEWLSEYVSLDQVSAEDLAEKITRSGIEIDEVEQRNQGITGVVVGYVKSKEKHPDADKLNVCIVDAGQEEDLQIVCGAKNVDAGQKVPVAVVGAKLPGDFHIKKAKLRGVVSMGMICSAKELGMNDKLLPKELQEGILVLPEDAEIGMPITKLLALDDQVLDFDLTPNRSDCLSMHGAAYEVSAILGRDISLADPAKDLVEISDAAADHLSVKVDTPELCTHYAARYITGVKVGASPLWIQNRLMAAGVRPINNIVDITNYVMLEYGQPLHAFDADKLENGNIEVRLARAGETLITLDDQERKLEPHMLLITDGVKPIALAGVMGGANSEVTDATVSIALESAKFDGGTVRKTSRQLGLRSEASLRFEKEVDPGAVVPAVNRAAALIQRYAGGTVHQGIVESASAKAENRIIKLSLDKINRYLGTELSLLEVKTIFGRLHFGCGDAEQGVLEVQVPTRRGDITIDVDLIEEVARLYGYDNIPTTPIEGPTTPGALTASQSLRRSLRRLLAHGGWQETISYSFVHPQSTGLFNALTEGSHPVRLAMPMSEDRSVLRTSIIPQMLDTAVYNMNRKQDNLAIFEMGTVFYTEEQTLTRQPQEIQVLSLLLTGVRREKQWNIGAEKVDFFDIKGALETVFDYFGLSASIRYVADQPQSYHPGRSASVWLDVNGSSQRIGTLGQIHPELQQSYGLNDTYVAEIALQQVIEHANSHIQFRELARFPSVERDIALVVNKDVEAGELLRVIHAAGGELLQDARVFDVFTGSKLGEDKKSVAISLTYRHWEHTLTDEEINAAHTPVVTSLEQTFGAELRK, encoded by the coding sequence ATGAAAGTATCATTCGAGTGGCTGTCCGAGTATGTATCGCTGGATCAGGTAAGCGCGGAGGATCTGGCAGAGAAAATCACCCGTTCGGGCATAGAAATTGATGAGGTCGAGCAGCGCAATCAAGGGATTACTGGCGTCGTTGTCGGCTATGTTAAAAGCAAGGAAAAGCATCCAGATGCTGATAAGCTGAATGTATGTATTGTCGATGCAGGTCAGGAGGAAGATCTGCAAATCGTGTGCGGTGCCAAAAACGTGGATGCAGGTCAAAAGGTTCCTGTTGCAGTTGTAGGTGCAAAGCTGCCGGGAGATTTCCACATTAAAAAGGCCAAGCTGCGTGGTGTAGTATCCATGGGTATGATCTGCTCGGCCAAAGAACTGGGCATGAATGACAAGCTGCTTCCAAAGGAATTGCAAGAAGGTATTTTGGTGCTGCCTGAGGATGCTGAAATTGGTATGCCAATTACGAAGCTGCTGGCGCTGGATGATCAGGTGCTGGATTTTGATCTGACACCCAATCGTTCGGATTGCCTGAGCATGCACGGAGCAGCATATGAAGTGAGTGCGATTCTGGGACGTGATATTTCTCTGGCTGATCCGGCTAAGGATCTGGTGGAAATTAGCGATGCAGCGGCAGATCATCTGTCTGTGAAGGTAGATACTCCTGAACTGTGTACGCACTACGCGGCCCGTTATATTACAGGTGTAAAAGTGGGGGCTTCCCCATTATGGATTCAAAACCGTCTGATGGCGGCAGGTGTTCGTCCGATCAACAACATCGTAGATATTACGAACTACGTCATGCTGGAATACGGTCAGCCGTTGCATGCTTTTGATGCGGATAAGCTGGAAAATGGAAATATTGAAGTTCGACTCGCTCGTGCAGGCGAAACATTGATTACACTTGATGATCAGGAGCGTAAGCTGGAGCCGCATATGCTGCTGATTACAGACGGTGTGAAACCAATAGCATTGGCAGGCGTGATGGGTGGAGCCAACTCCGAGGTTACGGATGCGACGGTCAGCATTGCGCTGGAATCTGCGAAGTTTGACGGCGGTACAGTTCGCAAAACGTCTCGTCAACTTGGACTGCGTTCAGAAGCAAGTCTGCGTTTTGAAAAAGAGGTTGATCCAGGCGCTGTTGTGCCTGCTGTGAATCGTGCAGCTGCGCTGATTCAGCGTTATGCAGGAGGCACTGTACACCAGGGCATCGTAGAATCTGCGTCTGCAAAAGCTGAAAACCGCATTATCAAGCTGTCGCTAGATAAAATAAACCGATATTTGGGAACCGAACTGTCGCTGCTTGAGGTGAAAACGATTTTCGGTAGACTTCATTTCGGATGTGGCGACGCAGAGCAAGGGGTACTGGAAGTTCAAGTTCCTACACGCCGTGGAGATATCACCATTGACGTGGACTTAATCGAAGAGGTTGCTCGTCTGTATGGTTACGACAATATCCCGACCACGCCGATTGAAGGTCCTACAACTCCGGGAGCTTTGACAGCATCACAATCATTGCGCCGCTCCCTGCGCAGATTGCTGGCTCATGGTGGCTGGCAGGAGACGATCAGCTACTCTTTTGTACATCCGCAAAGTACGGGGTTATTTAATGCCCTGACAGAAGGCAGCCATCCGGTACGTTTGGCTATGCCTATGAGCGAAGACCGTAGTGTTTTGCGTACGAGTATCATTCCGCAGATGCTGGATACAGCGGTGTATAACATGAACCGGAAGCAAGACAATCTGGCGATTTTCGAGATGGGAACAGTATTTTATACAGAGGAACAAACATTAACCCGCCAGCCGCAGGAAATTCAAGTGCTGAGTCTGTTGTTGACTGGGGTACGCCGTGAAAAACAATGGAATATTGGTGCTGAAAAGGTTGATTTCTTTGATATTAAAGGCGCGCTTGAAACGGTGTTTGACTATTTCGGATTGAGTGCCAGCATTCGTTATGTCGCTGACCAACCGCAAAGCTACCACCCGGGCCGTTCCGCTTCGGTATGGCTGGATGTGAATGGAAGCTCTCAACGGATCGGTACCCTTGGGCAGATTCATCCGGAGCTCCAACAATCTTATGGGCTGAACGATACGTATGTTGCAGAAATTGCGTTGCAACAGGTCATTGAACACGCAAACTCTCATATTCAGTTCAGAGAGCTGGCTCGCTTCCCATCCGTGGAACGTGACATTGCCCTCGTGGTCAATAAAGACGTTGAGGCAGGCGAACTGCTTCGTGTTATTCACGCTGCAGGCGGAGAGCTGTTGCAGGATGCACGAGTGTTTGATGTATTTACAGGCAGTAAGCTTGGTGAAGATAAGAAGAGCGTAGCTATCTCTCTGACCTATCGTCACTGGGAACATACGTTGACGGATGAAGAGATCAATGCGGCGCATACTCCTGTCGTTACGTCTCTGGAACAAACTTTTGGAGCGGAATTGAGAAAGTAG